A section of the Ornithinimicrobium sufpigmenti genome encodes:
- a CDS encoding NAD-dependent epimerase/dehydratase family protein, which produces MKILVTGTDGYLGCLLAPALRADGHEVVGLDTGFYRNGWLYNGVPSTPFTLDKDMRDLTPEDLEGVDAVVAMAELSNDPTGDLVGPITFDINHRGSAHVARTAKEAGVSRFIYMSSCSVYGVADGWVDETSPIDPQTAYAECKALTENDLHELADDTFHPTSLRNATAFGASPRQRFDIVLNNLCGLAWVEKNIAMTSDGTPWRPMVHALDIAKAIRTVLTADVDKVHDRVFNVGSNDNNYTVRQIAETVAAEFPDCELTFGPPSQDNRSYRVNFDRIHDELGFSCDWDLARGARQLHEVFRLIDLDRDTFYGRGHTRLKQIQHLLDTGQVDGSLFWKEPAV; this is translated from the coding sequence ATGAAGATCCTGGTCACCGGGACAGACGGATACCTGGGCTGCCTGCTGGCCCCTGCCCTCCGGGCGGACGGTCACGAGGTGGTCGGCCTGGACACCGGCTTCTACCGCAACGGCTGGCTCTACAACGGGGTCCCCAGCACGCCGTTCACCCTGGACAAGGACATGCGCGACCTCACCCCGGAGGACCTGGAGGGGGTGGACGCCGTGGTCGCCATGGCAGAGCTGTCCAACGACCCCACCGGCGACCTGGTGGGGCCCATCACCTTCGACATCAACCACCGAGGGTCGGCGCATGTGGCGCGGACGGCCAAGGAGGCCGGCGTCTCGCGGTTCATCTACATGAGCAGCTGCTCGGTCTACGGCGTGGCTGACGGGTGGGTCGACGAGACGTCCCCGATCGACCCGCAGACGGCCTACGCCGAGTGCAAGGCGCTCACCGAGAACGACCTGCACGAGCTGGCCGACGACACCTTCCACCCCACGTCGCTGCGCAACGCGACGGCGTTCGGCGCCTCGCCCCGGCAGCGGTTCGACATCGTGCTCAACAACCTCTGCGGCCTGGCCTGGGTGGAGAAGAACATCGCGATGACCTCCGACGGCACGCCCTGGCGGCCGATGGTCCACGCCCTCGACATCGCCAAGGCCATCCGCACCGTGCTCACTGCAGATGTCGACAAGGTGCACGACCGCGTCTTCAACGTCGGCTCCAACGACAACAACTACACCGTCCGGCAGATCGCCGAGACCGTCGCTGCCGAGTTCCCCGACTGCGAGCTGACCTTCGGGCCTCCCAGCCAGGACAACCGGTCCTACCGGGTCAACTTCGACCGGATCCACGACGAGCTGGGCTTCTCCTGCGACTGGGACCTGGCGCGCGGCGCCCGGCAGCTGCACGAGGTCTTCCGGCTCATCGACCTGGACCGCGACACCTTCTACGGCCGCGGCCACACCCGGCTCAAGCAGATCCAGCACCTGCTCGACACCGGTCAGGTGGACGGCTCCCTGTTCTGGAAGGAGCCGGCGGTATGA
- the rfbF gene encoding glucose-1-phosphate cytidylyltransferase, giving the protein MKAVILAGGLGTRLSEETALRPKPMVEIGGLPILWHIMKTYATHGIDDFVVCCGYKGSVIKDWFVNYRRRMSDLTIDLGKDEITVHAPHTEPWRVTLVDTGAETMTGGRLARVRDHIGDETFCLTYGDGVCDVDLTAEIAFHREAGLQATMLAVQPPGRFGALVLGAGETQVTQFQEKPDGDGAWINGGYFVLEPAVIDHVDGDDTVWEQGPLRALAHEGQLNAYKHTGFWQPMDTLRDKNLLEELWASGRAPWKVW; this is encoded by the coding sequence ATGAAAGCGGTAATACTGGCCGGTGGGTTAGGCACGCGTCTCAGCGAAGAGACCGCCCTACGCCCCAAGCCGATGGTCGAGATCGGCGGACTGCCGATCCTCTGGCACATCATGAAGACCTACGCCACGCACGGCATCGACGACTTCGTCGTGTGCTGCGGCTACAAGGGGTCGGTGATCAAGGACTGGTTCGTCAACTACCGGCGACGCATGTCCGACCTGACCATCGACCTGGGCAAGGACGAGATCACCGTCCACGCCCCGCATACCGAGCCGTGGCGGGTGACCCTCGTCGACACCGGTGCCGAGACCATGACCGGTGGGCGGCTCGCCAGGGTGCGGGACCACATCGGCGACGAGACCTTCTGCCTGACCTACGGCGACGGGGTCTGCGACGTGGACCTCACCGCCGAGATCGCCTTCCACCGGGAGGCCGGGCTGCAGGCGACCATGCTGGCGGTCCAGCCGCCCGGTCGCTTCGGCGCCCTCGTGCTCGGTGCCGGCGAGACCCAGGTCACCCAGTTCCAGGAGAAGCCGGACGGCGACGGGGCCTGGATCAACGGCGGCTACTTCGTCCTCGAGCCCGCGGTCATCGACCACGTCGACGGCGACGACACGGTCTGGGAGCAGGGGCCCCTGCGGGCCCTTGCCCACGAGGGCCAGCTGAACGCGTACAAGCACACCGGCTTCTGGCAGCCGATGGACACCCTGCGTGACAAGAACCTGCTTGAAGAGCTCTGGGCGTCCGGTAGGGCGCCCTGGAAGGTGTGGTGA
- a CDS encoding glycosyltransferase family 2 protein: MARVSIVVPTYRRPHFLVNALASLRAQTLTDFEVLVCDNGAEAATEDVVRALDDQRFRYIPRPQNVGMLRNAMLGFADARSPLVMKLDDDDFLLPEALEGLVTPLERNPDIKLSFGGVQLVDADDAVLQERTQWLDRESGRASFQEGRLTDSTGIVARGGVQLAGAVVRADLVDWASVPAEVATAYDFYLALTAAEDDRPLWFTQERVVRYRLHPDADTNTHSAAQAKATVYVLEKALASGRHQDTTALQRRLGEATLAAGRALLHDRDIRSARPYLRRSLRLQPGLTTARLALASHLPSALVSRLVSRPSESAAA; the protein is encoded by the coding sequence ATGGCACGGGTCTCGATCGTCGTTCCGACCTATCGGCGTCCACACTTCCTCGTTAACGCGCTGGCCTCGCTCCGGGCTCAGACCTTGACGGACTTCGAGGTCCTGGTCTGTGACAACGGCGCTGAGGCGGCCACCGAGGACGTCGTGCGCGCCCTGGACGACCAGCGGTTCCGGTACATCCCGCGGCCCCAGAACGTGGGGATGCTGCGCAACGCCATGCTCGGGTTCGCCGATGCCCGGTCGCCGCTGGTGATGAAGCTGGACGACGACGACTTCCTGCTGCCCGAGGCGCTGGAGGGCCTGGTCACACCTCTTGAGCGAAACCCCGACATCAAGCTGAGCTTCGGCGGCGTGCAGCTGGTGGACGCAGATGACGCCGTGCTGCAGGAGCGGACGCAGTGGCTGGATCGTGAGAGTGGGCGTGCGTCGTTCCAGGAGGGACGACTGACCGACAGCACCGGCATCGTGGCGCGCGGGGGCGTCCAGCTCGCCGGCGCCGTGGTGCGGGCCGACCTCGTCGACTGGGCGTCGGTCCCGGCCGAGGTGGCGACCGCCTACGACTTCTACCTCGCCCTGACGGCGGCCGAGGACGATCGGCCCCTGTGGTTCACCCAGGAGCGGGTGGTGCGCTACCGGCTCCACCCGGACGCTGACACGAACACGCATTCGGCGGCGCAGGCGAAGGCGACCGTCTACGTGCTGGAGAAGGCGCTGGCGTCCGGGCGGCATCAGGACACGACGGCGCTGCAACGCCGCCTGGGCGAGGCGACGTTGGCAGCCGGCCGGGCCCTGCTGCACGACCGCGACATCCGGTCGGCCAGGCCCTACCTTCGCCGGTCGCTCCGGCTGCAGCCCGGCCTCACCACGGCTCGGCTTGCGCTCGCGTCGCACCTTCCGTCGGCCTTGGTCAGCCGACTCGTGTCCCGACCGTCAGAGTCGGCGGCGGCGTAG
- a CDS encoding glycosyltransferase, producing MTFVTSETDQSRSLLQGEEVRFVPRVPPRDWRTATRALPTALGLIRREQVTDVISTGSAIAVPYLLGARLARREAHYIESAARTDGPSVAGQILRRIPGMRLYTQYPRWADDQWSYRGSVFDGFVARPSDAERAAPRRVVVTLGTLNQYPFDRAVQAVRRVLTQLGDEDVHVLWQIGEAQAEGLSGEVRATVPADRLRVAIAQADLVIAHAGTGSALQILDAGRIPLFLPRSSARGEHIDDHQLLIAAELEGRGLAVTADPDDLSVEHVRKALSARVEHRSATDFHLKPQKVEVPAHGTGLDRRSDLSASTLPR from the coding sequence GTGACATTTGTCACGTCCGAGACGGACCAGTCGCGCAGCCTCCTGCAGGGGGAAGAGGTCCGCTTCGTCCCCCGAGTCCCGCCCCGGGACTGGCGCACGGCGACGCGGGCCCTACCGACCGCGCTGGGACTCATCCGCCGCGAGCAGGTCACCGACGTCATCTCCACCGGCTCTGCGATCGCGGTCCCCTACCTGCTGGGTGCGCGGCTCGCGCGGCGCGAGGCGCACTACATCGAGAGCGCTGCCCGGACCGACGGACCCAGCGTCGCGGGGCAGATCCTGCGGCGCATCCCGGGCATGCGGCTCTACACGCAGTATCCGCGGTGGGCCGACGACCAGTGGTCCTACCGCGGCTCGGTCTTCGACGGTTTCGTGGCTCGGCCGTCGGACGCGGAGCGAGCCGCGCCCAGACGCGTCGTGGTGACGTTGGGGACGCTCAACCAGTACCCGTTCGACCGCGCCGTCCAGGCCGTCCGTCGGGTGCTGACGCAGCTCGGGGACGAGGACGTCCACGTGTTGTGGCAGATCGGTGAGGCGCAGGCGGAAGGCCTGTCGGGCGAGGTCCGTGCGACGGTCCCCGCCGACCGGCTGCGGGTCGCGATCGCGCAGGCCGACCTGGTGATCGCGCACGCCGGGACCGGTTCCGCGCTGCAGATCCTCGATGCCGGCCGCATCCCGCTCTTCCTCCCTCGTTCCAGTGCCAGGGGGGAGCACATCGATGACCACCAGCTGCTCATCGCCGCGGAACTGGAAGGTCGAGGGCTGGCCGTGACGGCTGATCCGGACGACCTCAGCGTGGAGCATGTGCGCAAGGCGCTCTCCGCGCGCGTCGAGCACCGCTCGGCCACGGACTTCCACCTGAAACCGCAGAAAGTTGAGGTCCCAGCACATGGCACGGGTCTCGATCGTCGTTCCGACCTATCGGCGTCCACACTTCCTCGTTAA